A DNA window from Camelina sativa cultivar DH55 chromosome 17, Cs, whole genome shotgun sequence contains the following coding sequences:
- the LOC104756897 gene encoding ureide permease 5-like: protein MMILVSQGLRIYVVESKGGAILCILLSLLCLGTWHALMALLERRGRLPQHTYLDYSITNFLAAVFIAFVFGGIGESIQEAPSFLAQLTQIQDNWPSVLFAMAGGVGLSIGNLATQYALAFVGLSVTEVTAASITVVVGTTVNYFLDNRLNRADVLFSGVGCFLVAVCLGSAVHSSNSADIEAKLGKVSRDCETVEECQRLLGVEEEEEKEMENVKEGTAAFLVALENTRAIKVFGKSMVVGLGITFFAGLSFSLFSPLFNLATNDQWHTLKQDVPKLIVYTAFFYFSLSCFVIAIALNITFLYNPVLGSPRSSFREYLSDWNGRGLALMAGLICGFGNGLQFMGGQAAGYAASDAVQALPLVSTFWGI from the exons ATGATGATATTGGTATCTCAAGGATTGAGAATTTATGTGGTGGAGAGCAAAGGAGGAGCAATATTATGTATATTGCTTTCTCTGCTCTGTTTAGGCACTTGGCATGCTCTTATGGCTCTTCTTGAACGACGTGGTCGTCTCCCACAACATACCTATCTTGATTATTCCATCACTAACTTCTTGGCTGCAGTCTTTATAGCCTTTGTGTTTGGTGGGATTGGTGAAAGTATACAGGAGGCACCAAGTTTTCTTGCCCAGCTCACTCAG ATTCAGGATAATTGGCCATCTGTGTTGTTTGCTATGGCGGGTGGGGTGGGTTTGAGTATTGGGAACCTTGCTACTCAGTATGCTTTAGCTTTTGTTGGTCTGTCTGTTACAGAAGTGACAGCTGCGAGCATCACTGTTGTTGTAGGCACCACTGTCAATTACTTTTTGGATAACAGATTGAACCGAGCAGATGTGCTGTTCTCTGGTGTCGGTTGCTTCTTGGTAGCTGTTTGTCTTGGTTCTGCTGTTCACTCTTCCAATTCTGCTGATATAGAGGCGAAACTCGGAAAAGTCTCGAGGGATTGTGAAACTGTGGAAGAGTGCCAGAGACTACTTGGAG tagaagaagaagaagaaaaagagatggaGAATGTAAAGGAAGGGACTGCAGCTTTTCTTGTAGCACTCGAAAACACAAGAGCAATTAAA GTGTTTGGAAAGAGCATGGTTGTTGGTCTGGGCATAACCTTTTTTGCAGGTCTTTCTTTCTCATTGTTCTCACCACTATTCAACCTTGCAACAAATGATCAATGGCACACTCTAAAACAAGACGTTCCCAAGCTGATTGTCTACACTGCGTTCTTCTACTTCtcactttcttgttttgttatcGCCATCGCTCTAAACATCACTTTCCTGTACAACCCTGTGCTCGGTTCACCAAGATCTTCCTTTAGGGAATACTTGAGTGACTGGAACGGAAGAGGTTTGGCTCTTATGGCTGGATTAATTTGTGGGTTTGGTAACGGTCTTCAGTTCATGGGTGGACAAGCTGCAGGATATGCAGCCTCAGATGCTGTTCAG GCACTTCCGTTGGTATCTACATTTTGGGGGATATAA